Proteins from a single region of Oncorhynchus nerka isolate Pitt River linkage group LG18, Oner_Uvic_2.0, whole genome shotgun sequence:
- the LOC115115377 gene encoding PRELI domain-containing protein 1, mitochondrial-like, with the protein MVKYFSNDVDIRTTWDHVVSAFWQRYPNPFSTHVLTEDVVLREVTADQRLLSRRLLTKTNRMPRWAEFLFPSNLSRSVYIVEDSVVDPVTKSLTTYTWNLNHTTLMTVEERCVFQESEDRPAFTLLRREAWISSGVYGFSRPIQEFGLARFKSNQVKAMKGLEYALSNLHGEAPQRQPCVRGTVKTATEKAKTLASAAAPQKQPQQYV; encoded by the exons ATGGTCAAGTACTTCTCTAACGATGTAGACATCAGGACTACGTGGGACCATGTTGTCTCTGCCTTCTGGCAGAGGTATCCCAACCCATTCAG CACCCATGTTCTCACGGAGGACGTGGTGCTCCGTGAGGTGACGGCGGACCAGCGGCTTCTCTCCAGACGCCTGCTCACCAAGACCAATCGAATGCCTCGCTGGGCCGAGTTCCTCTTCCCCTCCAACCTATCACGCTCCGTCTACATCGTAGAGGACTCCGTCGTCGACCCGGTCACCAAGAGCCTCACCACGTACACCTGGAACCTCAATCACACTACGTTAATG ACTGTGGAGGAGCGCTGCGTGTTCCAGGAGTCAGAGGACCGGCCTGCCTTCACGCTGCTCAGACGAGAGGCCTGGATCTCTTCTGGAGTCTACGGCTTCTCCAGACCTATCCAG GAGTTTGGCTTGGCCCGCTTCAAGAGCAACCAGGTGAAGGCCATGAAGGGCCTGGAGTACGCTCTGTCTAACTTACACG GAGAGGCACCCCAGCGCCAGCCCTGCGTCCGGGGCACAGTGAAGACTGCTACAGAGAAAGCCAAGACCCTGGCCTCGGCCGCCGCCCCGCAGAAACAGCCCCAGCAGTACGTGTGA
- the LOC115115376 gene encoding transmembrane protein 215 has product MRVDDMNPRTGMVVAISSPLLFFGFMFTMSGMKGETLGGIPLIAIGPAICLPGVVAIILANRTNGCTKFPTRRQCLNCLCRMCRRRKQMPRTKESSRVARDSEEPDGDKRTETGYRSGAGADSVSITITTVKESGHLINKVNHNHDEVRRYPASALMAMAGVSNYSICESKSYSMDSHCGAYSSKVHRVPQQQRDSFVVYYEGDFSPYGPGYCYTKPRDFMWGVETVV; this is encoded by the coding sequence ATGAGGGTCGACGACATGAACCCCCGCACAGGGATGGTGGTGGCCATCAGCAGCCCCTTACTGTTCTTCGGCTTCATGTTCACCATGTCGGGCATGAAGGGAGAGACCCTGGGCGGGATCCCTCTCATCGCCATTGGACCTGCCATCTGCCTCCCAGGGGTGGTGGCTATCATTCTGGCTAACAGAACCAACGGCTGCACCAAGTTCCCCACCCGGCGCCAATGTCTCAACTGCCTCTGTCGCATGTGTAGGAGGAGGAAGCAGATGCCTAGAACCAAAGAGTCTTCCAGGGTGGCCAGAGACTCAGAGGAGCCTGATGGGGACAAGAGGACTGAGACTGGGTATAGATCTGGGGCTGGAGCAGACTCTGTATCCATTACCATTACAACAGTGAAGGAATCTGGTCATCTGATCAATAAAGTGAACCACAACCATGATGAGGTGCGACGCTACCCAGCTAGTGCCTTGATGGCCATGGCAGGTGTCTCTAACTACAGTATCTGTGAAAGTAAGTCCTACTCTATGGACAGTCACTGTGGGGCCTATAGTAGTAAGGTGCATCGTGTGCCTCAGCAGCAACGGGACAGTTTTGTGGTGTACTACGAGGGAGACTTCTCTCCGTACGGACCCGGTTACTGCTACACCAAACCCAGAGATTTTATGTGGGGCGTAGAGACTGTGGTCTAA
- the ndufb6 gene encoding NADH dehydrogenase [ubiquinone] 1 beta subcomplex subunit 6, which produces MTGYTADEKLRVEQISNLRRKWLKDQELSPREPVLPKTAHGPVAKFWASFLEPKTLWRLYTYKVYTGGVFALTRLLIPAWVVHYYVKYHVAKKPYGIVELKPRLFPGDTILETGEVVPDLPESHGHH; this is translated from the exons ATGACTGGTTACACAGCAGACGAAAAGCTCCGCGTAGAGCAGATTTCCAACCTCAGGAGGAAATGGCTGAAGGACCAAGAGCTCAGTCCCAGAGAGCCCGTGCTGCCAAAGACAGCCCACGGCCCGGTGGCAAAATTCTGGGCTAGCTTTCTGGAACCGAAGACCCTATGGAGACTTTAC ACCTACAAAGTCTACACTGGTGGAGTGTTCGCCTTGACCCGGTTGCTGATCCCTGCCTGGGTTGTGCATTATTATGTGAAGTACCATGTTGCT AAAAAGCCCTATGGCATCGTGGAGCTGAAGCCCAGACTGTTCCCT GGCGACACCATCTTGGAGACGGGAGAGGTTGTTCCAGACCTCCCAGAGAGCCATGGTCACCACTGA
- the toporsa gene encoding topoisomerase I binding, arginine/serine-rich a has translation MAAAKMTLRLRKKSALDKSSEVLSAEASPDSKCPICLDRFNNMAYLDLCLHKFCFRCIHEWSKNKAECPLCKQPFNSIYHSIQSEKDFKKYDLRPTENGSFGSFAGERFRYRTTLTGARRQDQRRTSPPPDNGVMFEALTGASPPPRQDRGLRRMMARLAARRRAESEGRTVRSLREQEMIKFRRALYRRGVRVRSVRDGGRSRDISAEFFQKNPACLHRLLPWLKRELVVLYGAHGSLVNIVQHIIMSRITRYDMEDRAIHEELQPFLQARTDHFLHEFVNFARAPFNMEAYDQHAVYDCPAPSSDEGSSSNSSVIAISEDEEEGDSVELDPMSGGALSQSTWDDETPGPSYSTTEPTRALLLSIRDSDSESSLGEECGAVLQPKAPRLIADSAWVKTDKDGQACTSSGDEDCIIVGFVKPLAERTPELVKLSSDSEESVLEEIKDEVPRLLQHIRFTSLSPASSQGQCPGKAEGVERKQDVSCSKERRNTSPSIRCETSSSKSASKSRGQTEKDGRRCHSRDRSRERPRSRSRDRGRRSRSADRSRSTKSPAISINSDSTLSRGRRQSRSQSRDRSHTKWEKTRDNKDSSRSGRSHDSSSHSYHWHYYSRESERDSSATLYTERRSYYSSSHRNIDCRSPSQSPDSHRRDKRRSRSRSSTCSPSGAHRKSRHEKPSGKRKYKSRHLEEPAPKDQSSKALDEPPSSTTSSYVKDKKKSKEKRHRKSKEKSGGKRSRSLSVEIIFEGSSSEQTRKHQKKKKKHKKKGKRHRSKERTGSRKHSPTVITIDSDSDQHTAAGANDANHTCPVSSSTSNSVLAPSTTTTTGNPADSGLLESMLQDWEQQIPPVGLDSGVLEAKPPINVAAASDTPTHSEGVLSQSASADEANSHSPSNDNTSHFLEES, from the coding sequence ATGGCAGCAGCAAAGATGACCTTACGGCTACGCAAGAAGAGTGCCCTGGACAAGTCCTCTGAGGTTTTGTCTGCCGAGGCGTCTCCAGACTCTAAGTGCCCCATCTGTCTGGACCGATTCAACAACATGGCCTACCTCGATCTCTGCTTGCACAAGTTCTGCTTCCGCTGCATCCACGAGTGGTCCAAGAACAAAGCCGAGTGCCCGCTATGCAAGCAGCCATTCAACTCTATCTATCACAGTATACAATCAGAGAAGGACTTCAAGAAGTATGACCTGCGGCCCACGGAGAACGGTTCCTTTGGGAGTTTCGCAGGGGAACGGTTCCGCTACCGCACCACGCTGACGGGGGCGCGTCGGCAGGACCAGAGAAGAACATCCCCTCCCCCCGACAACGGGGTCATGTTCGAGGCCCTAACGGGGGCTTCCCCCCCTCCTCGACAGGACCGAGGCCTCCGCCGCATGATGGCGCGCCTGGCGGCCAGGAGGCGGGCAGAAAGCGAGGGCCGGACCGTGCGCAGCCTCCGTGAGCAGGAGATGATCAAGTTCAGACGGGCGCTCTACCGGCGAGGGGTGCGAGTGCGGAGCGTGCGAGACGGTGGCCGTTCCCGGGACATCTCGGCGGAGTTCTTTCAGAAGAACCCGGCCTGCCTGCACCGCCTGTTGCCCTGGCTGAAGAGAGAGCTGGTGGTGCTGTACGGCGCTCACGGCTCCCTGGTCAACATCGTGCAGCACATTATCATGTCCCGCATCACCCGCTATGACATGGAGGACCGGGCCATCCACGAGGAGCTGCAGCCCTTCCTCCAGGCCCGCACCGATCACTTCCTGCATGAGTTTGTCAACTTCGCCCGAGCACCCTTCAACATGGAGGCCTACGACCAGCATGCCGTCTACGACTGCCCTGCGCCGTCCTCGGACGAGGGCAGCAGCTCCAACTCCTCGGTGATTGCCATCtccgaggatgaggaggagggcgaTTCTGTGGAGCTGGACCCCATGTCCGGGGGCGCCCTGAGCCAGTCAACATGGGACGACGAGACACCCGGACCTTCGTACTCCACAACAGAACCCACCAGGGCCCTGCTGCTATCCATCAGAGACTCGGACTCAGAGAGCAGTTTGGGGGAGGAGTGCGGAGCAGTGTTACAGCCAAAGGCCCCTCGCCTGATTGCAGACTCTGCTTGGGTGAAAACCGACAAGGATGGACAGGCGTGTACCTCCTCTGGCGATGAGGATTGCATCATCGTGGGCTTTGTAAAACCCCTTGCTGAAAGGACTCCGGAGCTGGTCAAGCTGTCCTCTGACTCAGAGGAGTCTGTTCTGGAGGAGATCAAAGATGAAGTGCCCAGGCTGCTTCAACACATCCGCTTCACCAGCCTTAGCCCCGCCTCCTCTCAAGGCCAATGTCCTGGGAAGGCAGAGGGGGTGGAAAGGAAGCAAGATGTATCGTGCTCCAAGGAGAGACGTAACACCTCACCCTCAATTAGATGTGAGACATCATCCAGTAAGTCAGCAAGCAAAAGCAGAGGACAAACTGAGAAAGACGGCAGGAGATGTCACAGTCGAGATAGATCTAGAGAGAGGCCACGGTCGAGAAGTAGAGACCGGGGGAGGAGGTCCAGGAGCGCCGACCGCAGCCGCTCGACCAAGAGCCCGGCTATCTCCATCAACAGCGACAGCACTCTGTCCAGAGGCAGGAGGCAGTCACGCTCCCAAAGCCGCGACCGCTCCCACACTAAATGGGAGAAGACGAGGGACAATAAAGATAGCAGCCGATCAGGCCGCAGCCACGACTCATCGTCGCACTCCTATCACTGGCACTACTACAGccgggagagtgagagggacagcaGTGCCACGCTCTACACAGAGAGGAGGTCCTACTACTCCAGCTCACACAGGAACATCGATTGCAGGTCCCCGAGCCAGAGTCCTGATTCCCACCGACGGGATAAGAGGCGCTCCAGAAGTCGTTCCAGCACCTGTTCGCCGTCCGGCGCTCACAGGAAGTCTCGTCACGAGAAGCCCAGCGGGAAGAGAAAGTACAAATCGAGACACCTGGAGGAACCTGCCCCCAAAGACCAGTCCTCCAAAGCCCTCGACGagcctccctcctccaccacctcgtcCTATGTGAAAGACAAGAAGAAGAGCAAAGAGAAGCGTCACAGGAAGTCCAAGGAGAAGTCTGGGGGGAAGAGGAGCAGGAGCCTCAGCGTGGAGATCATCTTTGAGGGCAGCTCCTCGGAGCAAACCAGGAAGcaccagaagaagaagaagaagcacaaGAAGAAGGGCAAGAGGCACAGGAGCAAAGAGCGCACAGGGTCCAGGAAACACTCGCCCACTGTCATCACCATAGACAGCGACAGTGACCAACATACTGCCGCAGGCGCTAACGATGCTAACCACACCTGCCCGGTAAGCAGCAGCACAAGCAACAGCGTGCTAGCGCCTagcacaaccaccaccacaggcAACCCTGCAGATTCTGGCCTGCTGGAGTCCATGTTACAAGACTGGGAACAGCAAATTCCACCTGTGGGTCTGGACAGTGGAGTGCTGGAGGCCAAGCCTCCTATAAATGTTGCTGCTGCTTCTGACACACCCACACATAGTGAGGGGGTTCTGTCCCAATCTGCCTCTGCGGATGAGGCGAACTCTCATAGCCCTTCAAATGacaacacaagtcattttttggAAGAATCATAA